Proteins from one Rubripirellula tenax genomic window:
- a CDS encoding transposase — protein MARQPRVQFPDAIYHIVTRGDGRRVLFHDDGHYERLTRGLKEEVTRSGWKVLSYCWMPNHIHLLLQTPEPNLARGMQHWLSGFANWYAKRNRRVGHLFQGRYKSFLVEDAGYFWSLSRYIHLNPCSGLRPLCATADRWKHSSYPGYARKTSRVDWIAYDDLHNYWQAANGGKDPGLAYRQYVKAGMEVNENPLSGALRGWVLGSESFLKRAIVLASGEESQKRHRTARRMKAISMDEVMTETAAYYDVEEDEYVGFRSTAAGREIAAYLCRRWTGEPLSRISQRFGLSHPDSSSNLIRRAKKRMDESNYYLQAIEEIEYNLELKTENLA, from the coding sequence GTGGCCAGACAGCCTCGTGTTCAATTTCCTGATGCGATCTACCACATTGTCACCCGTGGCGATGGACGACGAGTGCTTTTTCATGATGATGGCCACTATGAGCGCCTGACGCGTGGACTGAAGGAAGAAGTTACTCGGTCTGGCTGGAAAGTGCTTTCTTATTGCTGGATGCCGAATCACATCCATTTGCTTCTGCAAACACCGGAGCCCAACTTAGCCAGAGGCATGCAGCACTGGCTGTCAGGTTTTGCTAACTGGTACGCCAAACGAAATCGGCGCGTTGGCCATTTGTTTCAAGGTCGATACAAGTCCTTCTTGGTCGAAGATGCCGGCTACTTCTGGTCGCTCAGCCGGTACATTCATCTGAACCCGTGCAGCGGGCTGCGGCCCCTCTGTGCGACCGCCGATCGATGGAAGCACAGTAGCTACCCCGGCTACGCGCGGAAGACCAGTCGCGTGGACTGGATCGCGTACGATGACCTGCATAACTACTGGCAAGCTGCCAATGGCGGAAAGGATCCAGGCTTGGCCTACCGGCAGTACGTCAAAGCTGGGATGGAGGTCAATGAGAACCCGCTTTCGGGCGCCCTTCGAGGCTGGGTGCTTGGCAGCGAATCATTCTTGAAGCGAGCGATCGTGCTTGCCAGTGGCGAAGAAAGCCAGAAGCGACACCGAACGGCGCGACGGATGAAAGCGATTTCGATGGATGAGGTGATGACGGAAACGGCAGCCTATTATGACGTCGAGGAAGATGAATATGTTGGATTCCGAAGTACAGCGGCCGGTCGCGAGATCGCAGCCTACCTTTGCCGAAGGTGGACCGGTGAGCCGCTGAGCCGGATATCCCAGCGGTTCGGTTTGTCGCACCCCGATAGCTCCTCCAATCTCATTCGACGCGCCAAAAAGCGAATGGATGAATCGAACTATTATCTCCAAGCAATCGAAGAAATCGAGTACAATCTAGAGCTGAAAACCGAAAACCTAGCCTGA
- a CDS encoding helix-turn-helix transcriptional regulator gives MSPSSEMIPTTDAIAIAKLLGEVAGLDADTPSRKRLLMRRLGELTGADGWLWSITYSDHSRNQPISVGVIHEGLTEEQFGGWVEASQVASPPPPEDAPLTQELIKGEHTTRTRDQLVSDADWYSNPTIQKYRIERGIDDFLYSLYPLGSNTSCSAIGLFRHVGRDRFSPRDRRLAHIILSNVEWIHSAGLPGIEQQSIPKLTPTQRIVLVHLLDGKRRSEIAQMLGIAETTAKDHTRAILRHFDVTDQLALVCKFQTGNGRDERSDRPI, from the coding sequence ATGAGCCCATCGTCCGAAATGATTCCGACTACGGATGCCATCGCGATCGCCAAGCTGCTCGGTGAAGTCGCTGGATTGGACGCGGATACTCCGAGTCGCAAGCGTTTGCTGATGCGGCGACTTGGCGAGCTGACCGGAGCGGATGGCTGGTTATGGTCGATCACCTATTCCGACCATAGCAGGAATCAGCCCATTTCAGTCGGCGTGATCCACGAGGGACTGACCGAGGAGCAATTCGGTGGTTGGGTCGAAGCGAGCCAAGTTGCCTCCCCGCCGCCTCCTGAAGATGCCCCGCTGACACAAGAGCTGATCAAGGGGGAACACACCACACGGACTCGAGACCAACTCGTTTCGGACGCCGATTGGTACAGCAACCCAACGATTCAGAAGTACCGAATCGAACGCGGAATCGACGACTTTCTTTACAGTCTCTATCCGCTCGGCAGCAATACAAGCTGTAGCGCGATTGGACTTTTCCGCCACGTTGGCCGCGATCGCTTTTCGCCTCGCGACCGCCGACTCGCCCACATCATTCTATCGAACGTCGAATGGATTCACTCAGCGGGTTTACCAGGCATTGAACAGCAATCGATACCCAAGCTGACGCCGACCCAACGCATCGTATTGGTGCATCTACTCGATGGAAAACGACGCTCGGAAATTGCTCAAATGCTGGGGATTGCGGAAACTACCGCGAAAGATCACACCCGCGCGATTCTGCGTCACTTTGACGTGACCGACCAGCTGGCTCTAGTCTGCAAATTTCAAACTGGGAACGGTCGGGATGAGCGTTCGGACCGACCAATCTGA